GATCGCGCTCGCCTCGGGCACCGATATCTCCGCTGAAAGCGCCGATATCGTGCTGATGGGAAACCATCTCGATCAAATCCCGCTCGCCCTGGCCCTGGCGCGACGGACCTTGCGCACCATCCATCAGAATATCGGTCTGTCGTTGGCTTACAATCTGTTGTTGATACCGTTGGCCATGGCGGCACAGGTCACACCCTTGTTCGCAGCGATCGCAATGCCCATCAGCTCACTTGTCGTAGTGGGCAACGCCGCCAGGATACGCACCCTGTTTCGCGGACGGGGGGCCGTGGCTCACGGTGAGCCAGCAAAGGAAACCTGAATAACGTGGAAGTGATCTACGGACTGATTCCCGGCATGCTCCTGGCGGGTCTCGCCATCTTCGGCATTCTGGTGTGGGCGGCACGGAGCGGTCAGTACGACGATCTGGAAGGACCTGCCAACCGCATACTCATGGACGACGACGATCCGCTGTTACCGGAAGCGACCCGTCTGCGCCGGCAATCCGCGAGCGGCGAGCCGAACAGGAAAACATCGGATCATACCG
The window above is part of the Pseudomonadota bacterium genome. Proteins encoded here:
- the ccoS gene encoding cbb3-type cytochrome oxidase assembly protein CcoS; translation: MEVIYGLIPGMLLAGLAIFGILVWAARSGQYDDLEGPANRILMDDDDPLLPEATRLRRQSASGEPNRKTSDHTGEGGETHGSAESTPPDSGAAAD